One segment of Scleropages formosus chromosome 23, fSclFor1.1, whole genome shotgun sequence DNA contains the following:
- the acot13 gene encoding acyl-coenzyme A thioesterase 13: MASLSLNSLKQGLRAMVESPGFDRVLRKVNIVSASPGKVVCEMKVEEEHLNRMGTLHGGMTATIVDVISTTALLYTERGVPGVSVDMNITYMNAAKLGEDLLITAQVLKQGRTMAFATVDLASKATGKLIAQGRHTKHLGG, encoded by the exons ATGGCGTCGCTCTCgttaaattctttaaaacaaGGCCTCCGCGCCATGGTGGAGAGCCCTGGCTTTGACCGAGTTCTGAGGAAG GTGAACATCGTGTCCGCGAGCCCAGGTAAGGTGGTATGTgagatgaaggtggaggaggagcacCTGAACCGCATGGGCACCCTGCACGGCGGCATGACGGCCACAATAGTGGACGTCATCTCCACGACTGCGCTCCTGTACACGGAGCGGGGGGTTCCGGGGGTCAGCGTGGACATGAACATCAC GTACATGAATGCAGCCAAGCTAGGAGAAGACTTGCTCATTACAGCCCAAGTGCTAAAGCAAGGGCGGACGATGGCGTTCGCGACCGTAGATCTTGCAAGCAAGGCGACCGGAAAACTCATTGCACAAGGAAGACATACAAAGCACTTGGGTGGTTAA
- the tdp2b gene encoding tyrosyl-DNA phosphodiesterase 2, producing the protein MDGGPESDAGLEALRSSLCDEFSAVSGAERGVSQHYLSRNDWHMERALNSFFDEDMKAAFDEAQSSPERPVSPTAESKGLQSVECIDLTGDDAVCSSTTADVVDSAAQRDSTAQEDCKLSLITWNVDGLDTDNLAERARGLCSYLVLYTPDVVFLQELIPPYVKYLKKRAVSYIIIEGNEDGYFTGIMLKKSRVKLLKSEIVPFPTTQMLRNLLVAEVKFLDWDVCLMTSHLESCKEQAQERMNQLSEVFKRMKEAPDNVTILFGGDTNLRDPEVSKVGGLPDGACDVWEHLGKQEHCRYTWDTKANSNKCVPYVSRCRFDRVYLRPARQGPRVVAEHMTLIGMEKLDCGRYTSDHWGIYCTFTTGS; encoded by the exons ATGGACGGGGGGCCGGAGTCAGACGCCGGGCTGGAGGCGCTCAGGAGCAGCCTGTGTGACGAGTTCTCGGCCGTCAGCGGCGCGGAGCGCGGGGTATCGCAGCACTACCTGTCGCGCAACGACTGGCACATGGAG AGAGCCTTGAACTCGTTTTTCGACGAAGATATGAAGGCCGCTTTCGACGAAGCTCAAAGTTCACCGGAGAGGCCGGTCAGTCCTACAGCTGAAAGCAAAGGCCTTCAGTCCGTCGAATG CATAGACTTGACAGGGGATGATGCGGTTTGTTCAAGCACGACTGCTGATGTGGTGGACAGTGCTGCGCAGCGCGACTCGACAGCGCAAGAGGATTGCAAGCTGTCCCTCATCACCTGGAATGTAGACGGCCTGGATACGGACAACCTGGCAGAGCGTGCCAGAGGCCTCTGCTCATACTTAGTCCT gtACACACCGGACGTTGTGTTTTTGCAGGAACTCATTCCACCCTACGTTAAATATTTGAAGAAACGTGCTGTTAGCTATATTATCATTGAAG GAAATGAAGATGGTTACTTCACTGGCATAATGCTGAAGAAGTCTCGAGTCAAACTTCTGAAAAGTGAGATTGTCCCTTTTCCAACAACGCAGATGCTGAGGAATCTACTAGTAGCGGAG GTGAAGTTCTTGGACTGGGATGTTTGCCTGATGACCTCCCACTTGGAGAGCTGTAAAGAGCAGGCCCAGGAGCGAATGAATCAGCTGAGTGAGGTGTTCAAGAGGATGAAGGAGGCCCCTGATAATGTCACTATTCTGTTTGGGGGAGACACCAACCTGAGGGACCCTGAG GTTTCCAAGGTGGGGGGTCTGCCAGATGGAGCATGTGATGTGTGGGAGCACCTGGGCAAGCAGGAGCACTGCCGCTACACCTGGGACACCAAGGCAAACAGCAACAAGTGTGTGCCGTACGTGAGCAGGTGTCGCTTCGACCGTGTTTACCTGCGCCCGGCCAGGCAAGGACCTCGGGTGGTCGCGGAGCACATGACCCTGATCGGAATGGAGAAGCTAGACTGCGGCAGATATACCAGTGACCACTGGGGCATCTACTGCACGTTCACCACAGGCTCCTGA
- the tmem64 gene encoding transmembrane protein 64, which translates to MWSQGSAALQLLAKVAKHAAGRGHIQLSRWLQRAAPTPEPVADCDKMSDVLICSAAPGKPEGELEGEACGDAPASSAVSFLGDARHPCCVATCCFKSAVLLCILSAVCFSSVAFVRQYLKDLLVWVEGLDSVAGALLFIVGLIAVSFPCGWGYIVLNVAAGYLYGFVFGMGLVMVGVLIGTFIAHVVCKWLLTDWVLTRVGSSEQLSAVIRVVEGGSGLKIVALARLTPIPFGLQNAVFSITDVSLPNYLVASSVGLLPTQLLNSYLGTTLRTMEDVIAEQSVSGYFVFSLQIVISIGLMFYVVHRAQVELNAAIAACQMELKTSYMNGSTSSHGSSMYCSKRTVAGSGINVV; encoded by the exons ATGTGGAGCCAGGGCTCGGCGGCGCTGCAGCTCCTGGCCAAAGTGGCAAAGCACGCCGCGGGTCGGGGACACATCCAGCTGAGCCGCTGGCTGCAGAGGGCGGCCCCGACCCCGGAGCCGGTGGCCGACTGCGACAAGATGTCCGACGTGCTCATATGCAGCGCCGCGCCGGGGAAGCCGGAGGGCGAGCTGGAGGGCGAGGCGTGCGGGGACGCGCCGGCCTCCTCCGCGGTCTCCTTCCTGGGCGACGCCAGGCACCCGTGCTGCGTGGCCACCTGTTGCTTCAAAAGCGCCGTGCTGCTGTGCATCCTGAGCGCCGTGTGCTTCTCCTCCGTGGCCTTCGTGCGCCAGTACCTGAAGGACCTGCTCGTGTGGGTAGAGGGTCTGGACAGCGTGGCGGGCGCGCTGCTCTTCATCGTGGGCCTCATCGCCGTCTCCTTCCCCTGCGGCTGGGGCTACATCGTGCTGAACGTGGCCGCCGGCTACCTGTACGGCTTCGTGTTCGGCATGGGGCTCGTGATGGTGGGCGTGCTCATCGGCACCTTCATCGCGCACGTGGTGTGCAAGTGGCTGCTCACCGACTGGGTTCTCACGAGGGTGGGCAGCAGCGAGCAGCTGAGCGCCGTCATCCGGGTGGTGGAGGGCGGCAGCGGACTCAAAATCGTGGCCTTAGCGAGACTCACACCCATCCCGTTCGGGCTGCAGAACGCCGTGTTTTcg ATCACAGATGTGTCCTTGCCAAATTACCTAGTGGCTTCCTCCGTCGGCCTGCTTCCAACGCAGCTCCTGAACTCGTACCTTGGGACCACGCTCAGAACGATGGAGGACGTCATCGCAGAGCAGAGTGTCAGCGGCTACTTTGTGTTCAGCCTACAG ATCGTCATCAGCATCGGCCTGATGTTCTACGTCGTCCACCGAGCTCAAGTGGAGCTCAATGCCGCTATTGCAGCCTGTCAGATGGAGCTCAAGACGTCCTACATGAATGGTAGCACGTCAAGCCACGGCAGCTCCATGTACTGCAGCAAGCGGACAGTGGCGGGAAGCGGGATCAACGTGGTTTAG